The following nucleotide sequence is from Streptomyces brevispora.
CCCGGGCTACCCGGACCACGGCGACCACATCCACGTGAACCAGGGCCCGAGCCACTTCTGGTCGGCGCCGAACTGCGGTATCTGACATCCGGCACACGTGTGGGGCCCGCCGCACCGGCGAGCCCCACACGTGCGGGTCAGGCGGACTTCGCCGTCAGGGGCGTCCCGCCCGTCGTCTGCACCGCGGCGCCGTCCGCGGCCCGCTCGAACCAGGGGAGCGAGACGTTGATGTAACAGGCGCAGACCCCGACCCCGCGCTCCCGGTACGCGGGCACGTCGGTCGCCGAACCCCGCGCGGCGCGGCCGTCGTCGTCGTTCAGCAGCTGGAGCACGGTGCGCGAACCGTAGAACACGCCCGTGGAGGTCGCGGCGGTGACCGTGACCCGGTCGCCGACATCGAGGCGGTAGCCCTCCGCGCCCAACGACCCCTTCAGGGCCGGGTCCTGGCGCAGCACGATGTCCCCGGCCCGGGCGGCGGACAGGCCCCGCGACACCGAGGGGTGCCCGTTCAGCTCGGCCGCGAACCTCCGCGCGTCGGCGGCGGTGCGCTGCTCCCGCGCCCCGTCGAGCACGATCCTGGCCCGGTCGGTGAGGGTGAACTCCCCCTCGCCGGGCTGCCACTGCCGCAGCGAGGGCAGCACCTCGGGCGGATCCGTCCACGGCCGCGGCGCTCTGCCAGGGCAGCAGAGTGGCGGCGAGCGCGGCCACCACGGCCCCGATGGTCCTTCGTCTTGCTGTCCGGATGTCCATCCGTCAGACCCTGGCCCCCTCGCCGGGGTCCGGTCCATGGACAGGTGAGGGAAACGGTTGGACGAATGATCGGAGGTCAACTCCGCCTGGGGCGGGCGACTTCGGTCATTGCGGAGGGGCTGTGGAAGGCCCTCCGATACGCATGCGGCTTGATGCCCGAAGAACGTACGAGCCGGCGGCGCGGCGCGACGGCGTTCCCGAAGCCGGACCGTCCTGCGATCGTGTCCGTCGTTTCATCCGATGTCTCCAGGAGGTGCTGTGCCGCCAGCTCCGGGCGAAGGCGCGCGGGGCGGGGGCTGATGGTGAACCGCCGCGGACGGCGGACGCCGCGCGGCCGGTGAGGGCCGCACGGCGTCCGTACCTGAGGAGCTGGGCGAGGAAACCGGAGGGTTCTAGAAGTCGTCGTCGAAGCCGACCGTGCCCTCGACCGCCACCTGGTACGCCGACGGGCGGCGCTCGAAGAAGTTCGTCAGCTCCTGGACGCCCTGGAGCTCCATGAACGAGAACGGGTTCTGCGATCCGTACACCGCGGGGAAGCCCAGCCGGGCGAGACGCTGGTCGGCGACGCACTCCAGGTACTCGCGCATGGACTCGGTGTTCATGCCCGGCAGCCCCTCGCCGCACAGGTCGCGGCCGAACTGGAGCTCCGCCTCGACGGCCTCCTTGAGCATGTCGGTGACCTGCTCCTGGAGGGCGTCGTCGAAGAGCTCCGGCTCCTCCTTGCGGACGGTGTCCACGACCTCGAACGCGAAGCTCATGTGCATGGTCTCGTCACGGAAGACCCAGTTCGTCCCGGTGGCGAGGCCGTGCAGCAGGCCGCGCGAGCGGAACCAGTAGACGTACGCGAACGCGCCGTAGAAGAACAGCCCCTCGATGCACGCCGCGAAGCAGATCAGGTTCAGCAGGAAACGGCGGCGGTCGGCCTTCGTCTCCAGCCGGTCGATCTTCTCGACCGAATCCATCCACTTGAAGCAGAACTGCGCCTTCTCACGGATCGAGGGAATCTCCTCGACCGCGTCGAACGCGGCCGCCCGGTCGTCCGGATCGGGCAGATAGGTGTCGAGCAGCGTCAGATAGAACTGGACGTGCACGGCCTCCTCGAAGAGCTGCCGCGACAGGTACAGCCGCGCCTCGGGGGAGTTGATGTGCTTGTACAGCGTCAGCACGAGGTTGTTGGAGACGATCGAGTCACCGGTCGCGAAGAACGCCACCAGCCGGCCGATCATGTGCTGCTCGCCCGGCGACAGCTTGGCGAGGTCGGAGACGTCGGAGTGGAGGTCCACCTCCTCCACCGTCCAGGTGTTCTTGATCGCGTCCCGGTAGCGCTCGTAGAAGTCCGGGTAGCGCATGGGTCGCAGGGTCAGCTCGAAGCCCGGGTCCAGCAGGTTCTTGTTCTCGGATGTGCTCATTACTGGCAGGCCTCGCAGGACTCGGGGTTTTCGAGGGAGCAGGCGATCGCGTCCGCGTCGGGCGCGGCGGCCTGCTGTACGGGAATGGGGGCGGCGGCCTGGCCGGATGCCGCACGGGCGATCCGGGTCGCCGGGCGCGAGCGCAGGTAGTACGTCGTCTTCAGCCCCTGCTTCCAGGCGTACGCGTACATCGAGGAGAGCTTGCCGATCGTCGGCGTCTCCAGGAACAGGTTCAGCGACTGGCTCTGGTCGAGGAACGGCGTACGGGCCGCCGCCATGTCGATCAGTCCGCGCTGCGGGATCTCCCACGCCGTGCGGTACAGCGCCCGCACCTCCTCCGGGATCCAGGCGAAGCCCTGCACCGAGCCGCTGGCCTCGCGCAGCGCCTCACGGGTCCGCGCGTCCCACACGCCGAGCTTCTTCAGCTCGTCGACGAGGTAGGCGTTGACCTGGAGGAACTCACCGCTGAGCGTCTCGCGCTTGAAGAGGTTGGAGACCTGCGGCTCGATGCACTCGTACACGCCCGCGATCGAGGCGATCGTCGCCGTCGGCGCGATGGCGAGCAGCAGCGAGTTGCGCATGCCGGTCGTCGCGACCCGGGCGCGCAGGGCGTCCCAGCGCTCCGGCCAGTTCAGCTCGGTGTCGTAGTGGTCCGGGTGCAGCACACCGCGGGCGGCACGCGTCTCGGACCAGGCGGGCAGCGGGCCGGACCGCTCGGCCAGGTCGCAGGACGCCTCGTACGCGGCGAGCATGATCCGCTCGGAGATCTTCGTGGAGAGGGTGCGCGCCTCGGGGGAGTCGAACGGCAGCCGCAGCCGGAAGAAGACGTCCTGGAGACCCATCGCGCCCAGGCCCACCGGCCGCCAGCGGGCGTTGGACCGGCCGGCCTGCTCGGTCGGGTAGAAGTTGATGTCGACGACCCGGTCGAGGAAGGTCACGGCGGTACGGACGGTGGCGTCCAGACGCTCCCAGTCGATCGTGCCGTCGGCGACGAACGCGCCGAGGTTGACCGAACCCAGGTTGCAGACGGCCGTCTCGCCGTCGTCGGTGACCTCCAGGATCTCCGTGCACAGGTTCGAGGAGTGCACGACGCGGCCCGGCTCGGCGGTCTGGTTCGCGGTCCGGTTGGAGGCGTCCTTGAACGTCATCCAGCCCTGGCCGGTCTGCGCGAGCGTCCGCATCATCCGGCCGTACAGCTCACGGGCCGGCATCGTCTTGCGGGCCAGGCCCTTGGCCTCGGCCGCCCGGTACGCGGCGTCGAACGCGTCGCCCCACAGGTCGACCAGCTCGGGCACGTCGGCCGGGGAGAACAGCGACCAGGTGCCGTCCGCGTCGACCCGGCGCATGAACTCGTCCGGGATCCAGTGCGCCAGGTTGAGGTTGTGCGTGCGCCGCTGGTCCTCGCCCGTGTTGTCGCGCAGCTCCAGGAACTCCTCGATGTCCGCGTGCCACGTCTCCAGGTAGACGGCCGCGGCGCCTTTGCGGCGGCCGCCCTGGTTCACCGCGGCGACGGAGGCGTCGAGCGTCTTCAGGAACGGCACGATGCCGTTGGAGTGCCCGTTGGTGCCGCGGATCAGCGAACCGCGGGCGCGGACACGGGAGTACGAGAGGCCGATGCCGCCCGCGTGCTTGGAGAGCCGCGCCACCTGGTGGTAGCGGTCGTAGATCGAGTCCAGCTC
It contains:
- a CDS encoding glycoside hydrolase family 20 zincin-like fold domain-containing protein codes for the protein MLPSLRQWQPGEGEFTLTDRARIVLDGAREQRTAADARRFAAELNGHPSVSRGLSAARAGDIVLRQDPALKGSLGAEGYRLDVGDRVTVTAATSTGVFYGSRTVLQLLNDDDGRAARGSATDVPAYRERGVGVCACYINVSLPWFERAADGAAVQTTGGTPLTAKSA
- a CDS encoding ribonucleotide-diphosphate reductase subunit beta translates to MSTSENKNLLDPGFELTLRPMRYPDFYERYRDAIKNTWTVEEVDLHSDVSDLAKLSPGEQHMIGRLVAFFATGDSIVSNNLVLTLYKHINSPEARLYLSRQLFEEAVHVQFYLTLLDTYLPDPDDRAAAFDAVEEIPSIREKAQFCFKWMDSVEKIDRLETKADRRRFLLNLICFAACIEGLFFYGAFAYVYWFRSRGLLHGLATGTNWVFRDETMHMSFAFEVVDTVRKEEPELFDDALQEQVTDMLKEAVEAELQFGRDLCGEGLPGMNTESMREYLECVADQRLARLGFPAVYGSQNPFSFMELQGVQELTNFFERRPSAYQVAVEGTVGFDDDF
- a CDS encoding ribonucleoside-diphosphate reductase subunit alpha — its product is MTIAPADPVSAAESEAAESEAAESGAVESGAVESGAVESGADPSATPAKDGPGTALLRTLTDLTADLPDTDPGRVAAAALRGRNARSDEAELRSLATEAAAGLISEDPAYSRLAARLLTRSIADEAAGQGATSFSASVAVSHREGLIADRTAEFVTLHAAALDALVGQALADGADDRFGYFGLRTLYSRYLLRHPLTRQVVETPQHFMLRVAAGLAEDNSERALDEVAALYRLMSRLDYLPSSPTLFNSGTRHPQMSSCYLLDSPLDELDSIYDRYHQVARLSKHAGGIGLSYSRVRARGSLIRGTNGHSNGIVPFLKTLDASVAAVNQGGRRKGAAAVYLETWHADIEEFLELRDNTGEDQRRTHNLNLAHWIPDEFMRRVDADGTWSLFSPADVPELVDLWGDAFDAAYRAAEAKGLARKTMPARELYGRMMRTLAQTGQGWMTFKDASNRTANQTAEPGRVVHSSNLCTEILEVTDDGETAVCNLGSVNLGAFVADGTIDWERLDATVRTAVTFLDRVVDINFYPTEQAGRSNARWRPVGLGAMGLQDVFFRLRLPFDSPEARTLSTKISERIMLAAYEASCDLAERSGPLPAWSETRAARGVLHPDHYDTELNWPERWDALRARVATTGMRNSLLLAIAPTATIASIAGVYECIEPQVSNLFKRETLSGEFLQVNAYLVDELKKLGVWDARTREALREASGSVQGFAWIPEEVRALYRTAWEIPQRGLIDMAAARTPFLDQSQSLNLFLETPTIGKLSSMYAYAWKQGLKTTYYLRSRPATRIARAASGQAAAPIPVQQAAAPDADAIACSLENPESCEACQ